One region of Roseicitreum antarcticum genomic DNA includes:
- a CDS encoding DUF1127 domain-containing protein: MTAVQMQLTRLPVLNRIAALATDLRGAYARRRVYQQTYSELSALTSRELNDLGIARSMIRRLAMEAAYGK; the protein is encoded by the coding sequence ATGACTGCTGTTCAAATGCAACTGACCCGCCTTCCGGTCCTGAACCGTATCGCTGCGCTTGCGACCGACCTGCGCGGTGCCTATGCGCGTCGCCGGGTGTATCAGCAAACCTACAGCGAGCTGTCGGCTTTGACCAGCCGCGAGTTGAACGATCTGGGCATTGCCCGGTCGATGATCCGCCGGTTGGCAATGGAAGCCGCTTACGGCAAATAG
- a CDS encoding 50S ribosomal protein L21, with the protein MFAVLKTGGKQYRVQAGDVLRVERIAAQAGEKVQFNDILMLGGDAPVIGAPMIDGAAVQAEVIDQIKADKVIHFVKRRRKHSSQRTKGHRQKLTLVRVTDILASGADATGVKVAVGTGSVSGFAVTAAPTQTAPVANLTGVKPANLLTEARDGQPDDLKKISGVGPKLEALLHKNGVFHFDQIAAWTEEEIAYMNDQLSFKGRIERDGWLEQAAGFAAEKE; encoded by the coding sequence ATGTTTGCGGTCCTCAAAACTGGCGGTAAGCAATACCGCGTGCAGGCGGGCGACGTACTGCGCGTGGAGCGCATTGCCGCGCAAGCTGGTGAAAAAGTCCAGTTCAACGATATTCTGATGCTGGGCGGCGACGCGCCTGTCATCGGCGCGCCCATGATTGATGGCGCCGCCGTACAGGCTGAAGTGATCGACCAGATCAAGGCTGACAAGGTGATTCACTTCGTGAAGCGCCGGCGGAAACACAGCAGCCAGCGCACGAAAGGCCACCGCCAGAAGTTGACGCTTGTGCGGGTAACCGATATTCTGGCATCGGGCGCGGATGCGACCGGCGTCAAGGTTGCGGTCGGTACGGGTTCCGTATCGGGCTTTGCGGTTACGGCTGCACCGACCCAGACTGCGCCTGTGGCAAATCTGACGGGCGTAAAGCCTGCCAACCTGCTGACCGAGGCCCGCGATGGCCAACCCGATGATCTGAAGAAGATTTCGGGCGTGGGGCCGAAGCTCGAAGCGCTGCTGCACAAAAATGGGGTTTTCCATTTTGACCAGATCGCCGCATGGACTGAAGAAGAAATCGCCTATATGAATGACCAATTGTCGTTCAAGGGCCGGATTGAGCGTGACGGATGGCTTGAACAAGCCGCCGGTTTCGCCGCTGAAAAGGAGTAA
- a CDS encoding arsenate reductase family protein, with translation MTLTIMGLKTCDTCRKAIRALPDATFRDIRTQPLTAAERAAFWEIFGDKLINRASSTWRNLTPGQQTIAPDTLLAEHPALMKRPLITDSTTATLGWTPAQQAQWLD, from the coding sequence ATGACACTGACCATCATGGGGCTGAAAACCTGCGACACCTGCCGCAAGGCGATCCGGGCGCTGCCGGACGCGACCTTCCGCGACATCCGCACCCAGCCACTGACCGCCGCAGAGCGCGCGGCGTTTTGGGAGATTTTCGGCGACAAACTGATCAACCGCGCTTCCAGCACATGGCGTAACCTGACCCCTGGGCAGCAAACCATCGCGCCGGACACGCTGCTTGCCGAACACCCGGCGCTGATGAAGCGCCCGCTGATTACCGACAGTACCACCGCCACGCTGGGCTGGACCCCGGCGCAACAGGCACAATGGCTGGACTGA
- a CDS encoding Mrp/NBP35 family ATP-binding protein, whose amino-acid sequence MPLNRSTVLDALDAVKLPSGESLVARDLVRALVIDADSVRFVIECATPEEARALDAVRAQAHDAVAALPGVARVSVALTAHGPSPRQAPKSAPQGDAPALKIGRHPTGDAGQGPQRIPGVQRILAIGSGKGGVGKSTVSSNLAVALAREGWRVGLLDADIYGPSQPRMMGVTKRPASPDGKRIVPLQAHGVTMISIGLMLKEDEAVIWRGPMLMGALQQLLTQVEWGELDVLIVDMPPGTGDIHLTLCSKFDVTGAIVVSTPQDVALLDARKALRAFQTLKTPLVGLVENMSTYICPKCGHEDHIFGDGGVQAEATRLDLPFLGALPLSVEVRLAGDGGIPVAATDSPVADAYRRMARRLIDSGF is encoded by the coding sequence ATGCCCCTTAATCGTTCCACGGTCCTTGACGCCCTTGACGCGGTGAAGCTTCCTTCGGGCGAGTCGCTGGTGGCGCGCGATCTGGTGCGCGCGCTGGTGATCGACGCCGATTCCGTCCGCTTCGTGATCGAGTGCGCAACCCCTGAAGAAGCGCGTGCGCTGGATGCCGTGCGGGCGCAGGCGCATGATGCGGTGGCGGCCCTGCCGGGCGTGGCGCGGGTGTCGGTGGCACTGACCGCGCATGGTCCGTCGCCACGGCAGGCCCCCAAAAGCGCCCCGCAGGGTGATGCGCCTGCACTGAAAATTGGCCGCCACCCGACGGGTGATGCGGGGCAGGGGCCGCAGCGCATCCCGGGGGTGCAGCGCATCCTGGCGATCGGCTCTGGCAAGGGGGGGGTTGGGAAATCCACTGTGTCGTCGAACCTTGCGGTGGCATTGGCGCGTGAGGGCTGGCGCGTAGGCCTGCTGGATGCCGATATCTATGGCCCCAGCCAGCCGCGCATGATGGGCGTGACGAAGCGCCCCGCCTCGCCCGATGGCAAGCGGATCGTACCTTTGCAGGCGCATGGCGTCACCATGATCTCGATCGGGCTGATGCTGAAGGAAGATGAGGCGGTGATCTGGCGCGGGCCGATGCTGATGGGGGCATTGCAGCAATTGCTGACGCAGGTGGAATGGGGCGAACTGGATGTGCTGATCGTCGACATGCCGCCGGGCACGGGTGACATCCATCTGACGCTGTGCTCCAAATTCGATGTGACCGGCGCTATTGTGGTGTCTACCCCGCAAGATGTGGCACTGCTGGATGCGCGCAAGGCGCTGCGGGCCTTCCAGACGCTGAAGACCCCGCTTGTCGGGCTGGTCGAGAACATGTCGACCTATATCTGCCCCAAATGCGGGCATGAGGATCATATCTTCGGCGATGGCGGCGTGCAGGCCGAGGCCACGCGGCTGGATCTGCCGTTTCTGGGCGCGCTGCCGCTGAGCGTCGAGGTTCGGTTGGCCGGGGATGGCGGCATCCCGGTCGCGGCAACCGACAGCCCGGTGGCGGATGCTTACCGCCGCATGGCGCGGCGGTTGATCGACAGCGGGTTTTAA
- a CDS encoding cold-shock protein: MPTGTVKWFNTTKGYGFIAPDNGGKDIFVHISAVERAGLTGLADNQKVEYELQSGRDGRESAGDLRLL, encoded by the coding sequence ATGCCGACGGGCACCGTGAAATGGTTCAATACTACCAAAGGTTATGGTTTCATCGCCCCCGACAATGGCGGCAAAGACATCTTCGTCCATATCTCGGCGGTGGAGCGTGCCGGGCTGACGGGTCTCGCTGACAACCAGAAGGTCGAGTACGAGCTGCAATCAGGCCGCGACGGGCGCGAATCGGCCGGGGATCTGCGGCTGCTGTAA
- a CDS encoding UDP-N-acetylmuramoyl-tripeptide--D-alanyl-D-alanine ligase, producing the protein MPVLWTAADVATATGGDVIGAFGTDWAATGISIDTRSLAPGDLFIALTDQRDGHDFVAQALSKGAAGAMVSRIPDGVGPDAPLIVVPDVLAGLTALGAAGRARAQAKIIAVTGSVGKTSTKEMLRDMLSGQGRAHVAEGSFNNHWGVPITLARMPADCDFAVVEIGMNHPGEIAPLARLARPHVALITTIAAAHLEAFADLDGIAVEKASVFDGLTPDGVAIYPLGLETTPVLARAAAAHSPLAFGREGAQGDTQIAQLIALHQSEAGAVLEASVGGLALNVRLPGAGAHFALNALGCLAVAQALSLDLAICAQDLGHWTPPAGRGKRERILIDPVERYSFTLIDDAYNANPTSTGAALDLLAQLKPGTDPSGRTGRRIAVLGDMLELGDTATALHAGLADHTAMAALHTVHCIGPMMRHLYDRLPEDRRGHHVTAADELGEIAHKLVRPGDIVLVKGSKGTRAARVVDALRNLGQADVSE; encoded by the coding sequence CTGCCGGTTTTGTGGACTGCTGCCGATGTTGCCACCGCCACAGGCGGCGACGTGATCGGCGCCTTCGGGACCGATTGGGCGGCCACCGGCATTTCCATCGACACGCGCAGCCTTGCGCCGGGTGATCTGTTCATCGCGCTGACTGATCAGCGCGATGGGCATGACTTCGTCGCACAGGCCCTGTCGAAGGGGGCGGCGGGGGCGATGGTGTCGCGCATTCCCGACGGGGTCGGGCCGGATGCGCCGCTGATCGTTGTGCCCGATGTGCTGGCGGGGCTGACCGCGCTGGGGGCGGCGGGCCGGGCGCGCGCGCAGGCGAAGATTATCGCGGTGACCGGATCGGTTGGGAAGACCTCGACCAAGGAAATGCTGCGCGACATGCTGTCGGGGCAGGGCCGGGCGCATGTGGCTGAAGGCAGTTTCAACAATCACTGGGGCGTGCCCATCACGCTGGCCCGCATGCCTGCCGATTGCGACTTTGCGGTGGTCGAGATCGGGATGAACCACCCCGGCGAGATCGCGCCGCTGGCCCGCCTTGCCCGCCCGCATGTCGCCCTGATTACCACCATTGCCGCCGCTCATCTGGAAGCTTTCGCTGATCTGGACGGTATCGCGGTCGAGAAAGCATCGGTTTTTGACGGGCTGACGCCGGACGGCGTGGCGATCTACCCGCTGGGGCTGGAAACCACCCCGGTGCTGGCCCGGGCGGCGGCGGCGCATTCCCCATTGGCCTTTGGCCGCGAGGGTGCACAGGGCGACACGCAGATTGCGCAACTGATCGCCCTGCATCAGTCCGAGGCAGGCGCGGTGCTGGAGGCGTCGGTGGGCGGCCTGGCGTTGAACGTGCGGCTGCCGGGCGCGGGGGCGCATTTCGCCCTGAACGCGCTGGGTTGTCTGGCGGTGGCGCAGGCGCTGAGCCTCGACCTCGCGATCTGTGCGCAGGACCTGGGCCACTGGACCCCGCCAGCGGGTCGGGGAAAGCGCGAACGCATCCTGATCGACCCGGTAGAGCGCTACAGCTTCACCCTGATCGACGATGCCTATAACGCCAACCCGACATCGACTGGCGCCGCGCTGGACCTTCTTGCGCAACTGAAGCCCGGCACCGACCCTTCGGGGCGGACTGGACGGCGCATCGCTGTACTGGGTGACATGCTGGAACTGGGTGACACCGCGACCGCGCTGCACGCTGGGCTGGCCGACCATACCGCGATGGCCGCGCTGCATACGGTGCATTGTATCGGGCCGATGATGCGTCACCTCTATGACCGCCTGCCCGAGGACCGGCGTGGCCACCATGTCACTGCTGCGGATGAGTTGGGCGAGATCGCGCACAAACTGGTACGGCCCGGCGATATCGTGCTGGTCAAAGGGTCCAAGGGGACCCGCGCAGCACGGGTGGTTGACGCCCTGCGCAATCTGGGCCAAGCGGACGTTTCCGAATAA
- the mraZ gene encoding division/cell wall cluster transcriptional repressor MraZ, translating to MARRFRGEFHQKVDTKGRVSIPATFRRVVEKADPDWSEGKRPNLIIVYGLSSQSSLDCYTVEAIDDIDDRIDEMQPGSSERKMLERIYHGHSLEAQIDEDGRIVLPAKLRDKIALDAEAFFIASGDHFEIWKPDTYEAVEIAKADAWMEQQPEGFDPRMLLPQRRKEA from the coding sequence GTGGCACGCAGGTTCAGAGGCGAATTTCACCAGAAGGTGGACACGAAGGGCAGGGTCTCGATCCCCGCCACGTTCCGCCGCGTGGTTGAAAAGGCCGATCCTGACTGGTCTGAAGGCAAGCGCCCGAACCTCATCATCGTGTACGGCCTCAGCTCGCAATCCAGCCTGGATTGTTACACCGTTGAGGCGATTGACGATATTGACGACCGGATCGACGAGATGCAGCCCGGCTCGTCCGAGCGCAAGATGCTGGAACGCATCTACCATGGCCACTCCCTTGAAGCCCAGATCGACGAGGACGGGCGCATCGTGCTGCCCGCCAAATTGCGCGACAAGATTGCGTTGGACGCCGAGGCGTTCTTCATCGCGTCGGGCGACCATTTCGAGATCTGGAAACCCGACACCTATGAGGCGGTGGAAATCGCCAAGGCCGATGCCTGGATGGAGCAGCAGCCCGAAGGATTCGATCCGCGCATGTTGTTGCCGCAGCGCCGGAAGGAGGCATGA
- the mraY gene encoding phospho-N-acetylmuramoyl-pentapeptide-transferase: protein MLFWLTEFSDSATVFNLFRYITFRAGAAFFTALIFGFVFGRPLINLLRRRQSAGQPIREDGPESHLITKKGTPTMGGLLILSALVVSTLLWARLDNPYVWIVLLVTVGFGLIGFADDFAKVSKGNHKGVSGRMRLLAGLIISALAAVAAMYAHPEALTGQLAVPVFKNVLIDMGWLFVPFAMFVIVGAANSVNLTDGLDGLAIMPVMIAASTLGVIAYAVGRVDFTDYLDVHYVPGTGELLIFTAALAGGGLGFLWYNAPPAAVFMGDTGSLALGGALGAIAVATKHEIVLGIVGGLFVVETMSVIIQVLYFKRTGKRVFLMAPIHHHFEKKGWAEPQIVIRFWIISLILALIGLATLKLR from the coding sequence ATGCTGTTCTGGCTGACCGAATTTTCCGACAGCGCGACTGTGTTCAACCTGTTTCGCTATATCACCTTCCGGGCGGGGGCGGCATTTTTCACGGCGCTGATCTTCGGGTTCGTGTTCGGTCGCCCATTGATCAACCTGCTGCGCCGCCGCCAGTCGGCTGGCCAGCCGATCCGCGAGGACGGACCGGAATCGCACCTGATCACGAAGAAGGGCACGCCGACCATGGGCGGCCTGCTGATTCTGTCGGCGCTGGTGGTTTCCACGCTGCTCTGGGCGCGGCTGGACAATCCGTATGTCTGGATCGTGTTGCTGGTCACTGTGGGCTTCGGGCTGATCGGCTTTGCCGATGACTTTGCCAAGGTGTCGAAGGGCAACCACAAGGGCGTGTCAGGCCGGATGCGGCTGCTGGCGGGCTTGATTATCAGCGCGCTGGCCGCCGTGGCTGCGATGTATGCCCATCCCGAGGCGCTGACCGGGCAACTGGCCGTCCCGGTGTTCAAGAATGTGCTGATCGACATGGGCTGGCTGTTCGTCCCGTTTGCGATGTTCGTCATCGTGGGGGCGGCCAATTCGGTCAACCTGACCGATGGGCTGGACGGGCTGGCCATCATGCCGGTGATGATCGCGGCCAGCACTTTGGGCGTGATCGCCTATGCGGTGGGGCGCGTCGACTTCACGGATTATCTGGATGTGCATTATGTGCCGGGCACCGGGGAGCTTTTGATTTTCACCGCCGCTCTTGCCGGGGGGGGGTTGGGCTTTTTGTGGTATAATGCCCCGCCCGCCGCCGTCTTCATGGGCGACACCGGATCATTGGCGCTGGGTGGTGCTTTGGGCGCGATTGCGGTGGCCACGAAGCATGAGATCGTGCTGGGCATCGTCGGGGGGCTCTTCGTTGTCGAGACCATGAGCGTCATCATCCAAGTGCTTTATTTCAAACGCACGGGAAAGCGCGTGTTTCTGATGGCGCCGATTCACCATCATTTTGAGAAAAAGGGCTGGGCTGAGCCGCAGATCGTCATTCGCTTCTGGATCATCAGCCTTATTCTGGCGCTGATCGGGCTTGCGACGCTGAAACTGCGCTGA
- a CDS encoding peptidoglycan D,D-transpeptidase FtsI family protein, whose product MIRTPLRPLARILQARVRGENPDAIERENLRLRHEAMRDAGRRRAEGRLLLTAVTFLAVFLVIGARMGLLAASSPAVPQSVLAEGVQGGRADILDRNGRVLATNLATNALYAEMRYMVDPVRAARELGRIFPDIDAERLERQLSDPNRSFLWVRAHLSPEQEQQVHEIGEPGLLFGQRHMRLYPNGRLAAHVLGGAAFGEQGVRAAEIIGTAGIEHYFDTRLRDPERLEEPLRLSLDLPAQAVVQDVLAAGMRTLNAKGATAVMMDVHTGEVMAMVSLPDFDPNSRPAPPTQGEPADSPLFNRAVQGYYELGSVMKTLTVAQALDSGEVQPETVIDIRGPLRWGRFSIRDFRNYGNELSVTRIMVKSSNIGTARLAQRMGAERQRAFLEKLGMLAPSGVELAEAVRAHPQFSDNWSELATMTISYGHGLSTSPVQLAAAYSSLVNGGTRITPTLLRQSGPQRGEQVISQLTSDQVRVMLRAVVEEGTASFARVPGYAVGGKTGTADKPDPRGGYYEDRVIATFASVFPSNDPRFVLIVTMDEPVETTGSEPRRTAGWTAVPVGAEIIRRVAPLMGMSPLSATEIETAMQNSLSAVR is encoded by the coding sequence ATGATCCGCACGCCGCTGCGCCCGCTTGCCCGCATCCTTCAGGCCCGCGTCCGGGGCGAAAACCCTGACGCGATCGAGCGTGAGAACCTGCGCCTGCGCCATGAGGCGATGCGCGACGCAGGCCGCCGCCGCGCCGAGGGGCGGCTGTTGCTGACGGCGGTGACCTTCCTCGCGGTGTTCCTCGTGATCGGGGCGCGCATGGGGCTTCTGGCGGCCTCCAGCCCGGCGGTGCCGCAATCGGTACTGGCCGAAGGCGTCCAGGGCGGGCGCGCCGATATTCTGGACCGCAACGGGCGCGTTCTGGCGACCAATCTGGCGACCAATGCGCTCTATGCCGAAATGCGCTACATGGTGGATCCGGTGCGCGCGGCGCGCGAACTGGGCCGGATCTTTCCCGATATCGACGCCGAGCGGCTGGAGCGTCAGTTGTCCGATCCCAACCGTAGTTTTTTGTGGGTGCGCGCGCATCTGTCACCCGAACAGGAACAGCAGGTGCACGAGATCGGAGAGCCGGGGCTGCTGTTCGGCCAGCGTCATATGCGGCTTTACCCCAACGGACGGCTTGCCGCGCATGTGCTGGGCGGCGCGGCCTTTGGTGAACAGGGCGTGCGCGCGGCCGAGATCATCGGCACTGCGGGGATCGAGCATTACTTCGACACCCGCCTGCGCGACCCCGAGCGGCTGGAAGAACCGCTGCGCCTGTCGCTGGATCTGCCCGCGCAGGCGGTCGTGCAAGACGTGCTGGCCGCGGGCATGCGCACGCTGAATGCCAAGGGCGCTACTGCGGTGATGATGGATGTCCACACCGGCGAAGTGATGGCCATGGTCTCATTGCCCGATTTCGATCCCAACAGCCGCCCCGCGCCGCCCACCCAAGGCGAACCGGCCGACAGCCCGTTGTTCAATCGTGCGGTGCAGGGATATTATGAACTCGGCTCGGTGATGAAGACGCTGACGGTCGCGCAAGCGCTGGATTCGGGTGAAGTGCAGCCTGAAACCGTGATCGACATTCGCGGCCCGCTGCGCTGGGGCCGCTTCAGCATCCGTGATTTCCGAAATTACGGCAACGAGCTTTCGGTGACCAGGATCATGGTCAAATCCTCGAACATCGGCACCGCGCGGCTGGCGCAGCGCATGGGGGCGGAACGTCAGCGCGCGTTCCTTGAAAAGCTTGGCATGCTCGCACCTTCCGGGGTGGAACTGGCCGAAGCGGTGCGCGCCCATCCGCAATTTTCCGACAATTGGTCGGAACTGGCCACGATGACGATTTCCTATGGCCACGGCCTGTCCACCAGCCCGGTGCAACTGGCCGCCGCCTATTCGAGCCTGGTCAATGGCGGCACGCGCATCACGCCGACGTTGTTGCGGCAATCGGGCCCGCAGCGGGGTGAGCAGGTGATCTCGCAGCTGACTTCGGACCAGGTGCGCGTGATGCTGCGCGCTGTGGTTGAGGAAGGCACTGCCAGTTTCGCCCGCGTTCCGGGCTATGCGGTGGGCGGCAAGACCGGCACCGCCGACAAACCCGATCCACGCGGGGGCTACTATGAAGATCGTGTGATCGCCACATTTGCCAGCGTGTTTCCCAGCAATGACCCCCGCTTCGTTTTGATCGTCACCATGGACGAGCCTGTCGAGACCACGGGGTCCGAGCCGCGCCGCACCGCAGGCTGGACCGCCGTGCCGGTGGGTGCCGAGATCATCCGCCGCGTGGCGCCTCTGATGGGCATGTCGCCCCTGTCGGCGACGGAGATTGAAACCGCGATGCAAAATAGTCTATCAGCGGTCCGATAG
- the rsmH gene encoding 16S rRNA (cytosine(1402)-N(4))-methyltransferase RsmH, which translates to MKSGDASEPNVSAPHVPVLLRPLLAGVAPVSGTWLDGTFGAGGYARGLLAAGADRVIGVDRDPLALEMAQGWAGEYGDRLRLVAGTFSDLDTLAGESLDGVVLDLGVSSMQLDLADRGFSFAKDGPLDMRMSQSGPSAADLVAETEEGLLADILFQLGEERASRRIARAIVRARHEAPITSTLRLAQIVSSCLPRPKPGQSHPATRSFQAIRIAVNAEFSQLIAGLEAAERALKPGGKLAVVSFHSLEDRVVKRFLQAAAGQAGNANRFAPELAVEAPRFTLLSRRAIGPDEVELDANPRSRSAKLRLAVRTEAPAKPSDHSAMGLPKLALTGQG; encoded by the coding sequence ATGAAGTCAGGTGACGCGTCGGAACCCAATGTTTCCGCGCCGCATGTTCCGGTCCTGCTGCGCCCGCTGCTGGCGGGGGTGGCGCCCGTGTCCGGCACCTGGCTTGACGGGACGTTTGGCGCGGGTGGCTATGCGCGCGGTCTGCTGGCCGCCGGCGCCGACCGGGTGATCGGGGTCGACCGTGACCCGCTGGCGCTGGAAATGGCGCAGGGATGGGCAGGGGAATATGGCGACCGGCTGCGGCTGGTGGCGGGCACCTTCTCGGATCTCGACACGCTGGCGGGCGAGTCTCTGGACGGCGTTGTGCTGGACCTTGGTGTATCCTCGATGCAGCTCGACCTTGCCGACAGGGGCTTTTCCTTTGCCAAGGATGGGCCGTTGGACATGCGGATGTCGCAATCCGGCCCCTCGGCCGCTGATCTGGTGGCCGAGACCGAGGAAGGCTTGCTGGCTGACATCTTGTTTCAACTGGGCGAGGAACGTGCCTCTCGCCGGATTGCCCGGGCGATTGTGCGGGCGCGACACGAGGCGCCGATCACCTCTACCCTGCGGCTGGCGCAGATCGTAAGTTCCTGCCTGCCGCGCCCCAAACCGGGGCAGAGCCACCCGGCTACCCGCAGTTTTCAAGCGATCCGCATCGCGGTGAATGCCGAATTCTCGCAGCTTATCGCGGGGCTGGAAGCGGCAGAGCGCGCGTTGAAGCCCGGCGGGAAACTGGCCGTGGTGTCTTTTCATTCGCTTGAGGACCGCGTGGTGAAGCGCTTCTTGCAGGCTGCGGCCGGGCAGGCGGGCAATGCCAACCGCTTTGCCCCCGAACTGGCGGTCGAGGCCCCCCGTTTCACCTTGCTGTCGCGCCGCGCGATCGGGCCCGATGAGGTGGAATTGGACGCAAACCCCCGGTCGCGGTCGGCAAAGTTGCGGCTGGCAGTGCGCACCGAAGCACCTGCCAAGCCCAGCGATCATTCAGCGATGGGCTTGCCGAAGCTGGCCCTGACGGGGCAAGGATAA
- a CDS encoding UDP-N-acetylmuramoyl-L-alanyl-D-glutamate--2,6-diaminopimelate ligase, giving the protein MGKAEQKQESLAALGLRSVNGREVAVTGLSVDSRVVKPGHLFAALPGSRLHGGAFIKYALRMGAAAVLTDREGAAIAAAELAASDAALVVAEDPRMALSYCAALWFGAQPAMVVAVTGTNGKTSVANFTRQIWAQMGLEAANMGTTGVEGAFSAPMSHTTPEPITLHRTLADMAAAGVTHAAMEASSHGLAQRRLDGVRLAAAAFTNFSQDHLDYHADFDAYFDAKAGLFDRVLSEDGVAVINMDDPRGADMAEIAIDRGQAVLTVGQDDRCDLRLLSQRFDDRGQDLRFEWDGRPHQVSLPLIGGFQGLNVLVALGLVLATGGDDLAAIRALPYLTGVRGRMELAATRANSAPVFVDYAHTPDALRIALTALRPHVMGRLIVVFGAGGDRDRGKRPLMGQAAAECADLAFVTDDNPRSEDPAEIRAAIMAACPAAVEVPDRAEAILRAVDALQPGDALLIAGKGHETGQIVGDTVYPFDDVEQASVAVEALESAR; this is encoded by the coding sequence ATGGGTAAGGCAGAGCAGAAACAGGAATCACTCGCCGCGCTGGGCCTGCGGTCCGTCAATGGCAGGGAGGTCGCGGTGACAGGCCTGTCGGTGGACAGCCGCGTGGTCAAGCCCGGGCATCTGTTCGCGGCGCTGCCCGGCAGCCGCCTGCACGGCGGTGCGTTCATCAAATACGCCCTTCGCATGGGGGCTGCGGCGGTGCTGACCGACCGCGAAGGCGCCGCGATTGCTGCGGCGGAACTGGCCGCGTCGGATGCCGCACTTGTCGTGGCCGAAGATCCGCGCATGGCGCTGTCGTATTGTGCCGCGCTGTGGTTTGGCGCGCAGCCCGCCATGGTCGTCGCCGTGACGGGGACCAACGGCAAGACGTCGGTCGCCAATTTCACACGGCAGATCTGGGCGCAGATGGGGTTGGAGGCCGCGAATATGGGCACCACCGGGGTCGAGGGTGCGTTCAGTGCGCCCATGTCCCACACCACCCCCGAACCCATCACGCTGCACCGCACCCTGGCCGATATGGCCGCGGCGGGCGTAACACATGCCGCAATGGAGGCATCAAGCCACGGGCTGGCGCAGCGGCGACTGGACGGGGTGCGTCTGGCAGCGGCGGCCTTCACCAATTTCAGCCAGGACCACCTGGATTACCACGCAGATTTCGACGCCTATTTCGACGCCAAGGCCGGGCTTTTCGACCGGGTCCTGTCCGAGGACGGCGTGGCGGTCATCAACATGGATGATCCGCGCGGCGCCGATATGGCCGAGATCGCGATTGACCGCGGGCAGGCGGTGCTGACCGTGGGGCAAGATGACCGCTGCGACCTGCGTCTGCTCAGCCAACGCTTTGATGACCGGGGGCAGGACCTGCGCTTTGAATGGGACGGCCGGCCGCATCAGGTCTCGTTGCCGCTGATCGGCGGGTTTCAGGGGCTGAACGTGCTGGTGGCGCTGGGACTGGTGCTGGCCACGGGCGGCGACGACCTGGCCGCGATTCGCGCGTTGCCCTATCTGACGGGCGTGCGTGGGCGCATGGAACTGGCCGCCACGCGCGCCAACAGCGCGCCGGTCTTCGTGGATTACGCTCACACGCCTGACGCGCTGCGCATCGCGCTGACCGCGCTGCGCCCGCATGTCATGGGGCGGCTGATTGTCGTCTTTGGTGCGGGTGGCGACCGGGACCGTGGCAAGCGCCCGCTGATGGGGCAGGCGGCTGCGGAATGCGCCGACCTAGCGTTTGTGACTGATGACAACCCGCGGTCCGAGGACCCCGCCGAGATCCGCGCGGCAATCATGGCCGCCTGTCCCGCCGCCGTCGAGGTGCCCGACCGGGCCGAGGCGATTTTGCGCGCGGTCGACGCGCTGCAACCCGGTGATGCCCTGTTGATCGCGGGCAAGGGGCATGAGACCGGGCAGATCGTTGGTGACACTGTCTACCCGTTTGACGACGTGGAACAGGCCAGCGTCGCCGTTGAGGCATTGGAGAGCGCCCGATGA